The following coding sequences lie in one Populus trichocarpa isolate Nisqually-1 chromosome 14, P.trichocarpa_v4.1, whole genome shotgun sequence genomic window:
- the LOC7455408 gene encoding pentatricopeptide repeat-containing protein At2g34370, mitochondrial, which produces MSRKRASLLTIKSIASLSKVCSSSNSFESITFFKNLSTATERFDFQNSNGYHEQNSNEHFHKPDGPYGYNNENSGGNNLNPNGGFRESPRIDLWNNPIGKNVNSTGFHGKNRVDFQQNCDGASWERSRGENHNNRAEKNGNFSGYYERNNGSSQQNYGWVGGQHSQNGYYGGHGNAQLSRNEPGFNSQGLSESQRSLNSNYTHNVEKFHHGLNDHYMVNGGQYQQNQYFGQHQQNQYFGQHQQNLNVEQYQPNCNSFQSSMEASQVSNYAKPEGDSTESSKSSLNRGSMEELDEFCKEGKVKEAVEFLQLLQKQSVFVDLSRYLQLMQACGEAEALEEARVIHDCIVRSQSPLDVGTLNKILEMYSKCGAMDEAFSVFDNMQECNLTSWYIMITWLAKNGYGEDAIDLFNQFKQGGLKPDAQIFVGVFSACNVLGDINEGLLHFESMWKEFSIVPSMEHYVSIVDMLGSNGYLVEALEFIEKMPMEPSVDVWETLMNLCRAHGHLELGDRCAELIEQLDPSRLNEQSNAGLVPVKASDIAKEKKKKTASQNLLDVRSRVHEYRAGDTSFPDRDRVYALLRGMKAQMKDAGYIPVTRFVLHDIDEESKEDALLAHSERLATAHGLLTTAARSPLRVVKNLRFCGDCHNAMKIISKLVGRQLIMRDAKRFHHFKDGVCSCGDYW; this is translated from the coding sequence ATGTCCAGAAAGAGAGCTTCGCTTCTCACTATCAAATCCATCGCTTCTTTATCAAAGGTATGCTCTTCAAGTAACTCCTTTGAGTCTATCACTTTTTTCAAGAATCTTAGCACCGCCACTGaaagatttgattttcaaaactcGAATGGGTATCACGAACAGAATTCTAATGAGCATTTCCATAAACCAGATGGGCCTTATGGTTATAACAACGAAAACTCTGGTGGAAACAACTTAAACCCTAATGGGGGTTTTAGGGAAAGCCCTAGAATTGATTTATGGAACAACCCAATTGGGAAAAATGTGAATTCTACTGGGTTTCATGGGAAAAATCGTGTAGATTTTCAGCAAAACTGTGATGGAGCTTCCTGGGAAAGAAGCAGGGGAGAGAATCATAATAACCGAGCTGAGAAAAATGGAAACTTTAGTGGTTATTATGAACGTAATAATGGGAGTTCTCAACAGAACTATGGTTGGGTTGGTGGGCAGCATAGTCAAAATGGGTATTATGGAGGACATGGAAATGCGCAACTGAGTCGGAACGAGCCTGGGTTTAATTCGCAAGGTCTTTCAGAGTCACAAAGAAGCCTGAATAGCAATTACACTCATAATGTTGAGAAATTTCACCATGGTCTCAATGATCATTACATGGTAAATGGTGGACAATATCAACAGAACCAATATTTTGGACAGCACCAGCAGAACCAATATTTTGGACAACACCAGCAGAATTTGAACGTTGAACAATATCAGCCAAACTGTAACTCTTTTCAGAGCAGCATGGAGGCTTCTCAAGTATCAAACTATGCTAAACCTGAAGGGGATTCAACCGAATCTTCCAAAAGTAGCTTGAATAGAGGTTCTATGGAGGAGCTGGATGAATTTTGCAAGGAGGGAAAGGTGAAGGAAGCTGTGGAATTTTTGCAGTTGTTACAGAAGCAGAGTGTTTTTGTCGATCTATCACGCTATTTGCAGTTGATGCAGGCATGTGGAGAGGCTGAAGCTCTAGAGGAAGCAAGAGTGATTCATGACTGCATTGTAAGATCACAGTCTCCTCTAGATGTTGGCACACTTAATAAGATCTTAGAAATGTACTCAAAATGTGGTGCCATGGATGAAGCGTTCAGTGTATTTGACAACATGCAAGAGTGCAATTTGACTTCATGGTATATCATGATAACATGGCTTGCTAAGAATGGGTATGGGGAGGATGCCATTGATCTGTTTAATCAGTTTAAGCAAGGAGGACTGAAACCTGATGCACAAATTTTTGTTGGGGTGTTCTCTGCTTGTAATGTCTTGGGTGATATCAATGAGGGATTGCTGCACTTTGAGTCCATGTGGAAAGAGTTCAGCATTGTCCCATCAATGGAGCACTATGTGAGCATTGTGGACATGTTGGGAAGTAACGGATATCTAGTTGAAGCCTTGGAATTCATTGAAAAGATGCCAATGGAGCCTAGTGTAGATGTTTGGGAAACTTTAATGAATCTCTGCAGGGCACATGGGCACTTGGAGCTTGGAGATCGCTGTGCTGAGCTTATTGAGCAATTAGACCCCTCCCGCTTGAATGAGCAATCTAATGCAGGTCTTGTACCAGTGAAAGCTTCAGACAttgcaaaagagaaaaagaagaagacagcaAGTCAAAATCTTTTAGATGTTAGGAGCAGGGTCCATGAATATCGAGCGGGGGATACATCTTTTCCTGACAGGGATAGAGTTTATGCCCTGCTCAGGGGTATGAAGGCACAAATGAAAGATGCTGGTTATATTCCAGTAACAAGATTTGTGTTGCATGACATAGATGAAGAAAGCAAGGAGGACGCTCTTCTTGCTCATAGTGAGAGACTTGCTACTGCTCATGGTCTTCTGACCACAGCTGCTCGTTCTCCTCTTCGAGTAGTCAAGAATCTTCGTTTTTGTGGTGATTGCCACAATGCGATGAAGATCATCTCGAAACTTGTTGGCAGACAACTCATCATGCGAGATGCCAAGAGGTTTCACCATTTCAAAGATGGGGTCTGCTCTTGTGGGGATTATTGGTGA